A single window of Arvicanthis niloticus isolate mArvNil1 chromosome X, mArvNil1.pat.X, whole genome shotgun sequence DNA harbors:
- the Dnase1l1 gene encoding deoxyribonuclease-1-like 1 isoform X2, with protein sequence MPFGQPGLLWRVPVVHKAMCALVVAPLLILLVGGTEAFRICAFNAHRLTLAKLTKESVMDTLVQILARCDIMVLQEVVDSSQNTVPFLLQKLKSSRSYSFLNSSLLGRSTYKEKYVYIYRSDKTQVLNFYQYNDTDDIFAREPFVAHFTLPSKILPSVVLVPLHTTPKDVEKELNALYDVFLDVSQRWQNENVILLGDFNADCASLTKKRLNSLLLRTKAGFHWVIPDGEDTTVRASTNCTYDRIVVHGQGCQMLLRAAATFDFPKKFQLTEEEALRISDHYPVEVELSQATQGIPPHCLTTLLLLALLPCQLD encoded by the exons ATGCCCTTTGGTCAGCCTGGACTCCTTTGGAGGGTTCCTGTTGTACACAAAGCAATGTGTGCCCTTGTTGTGGCTCCCCTGCTCATTCTCCTGGTTGGTGGGACTGAAGCCTTTCGTATCTGTGCCTTCAATGCCCACAGACTGACACTGGCCAAGCTAACCAAGGAGTCAGTGATGGATACCTTAGTTCAG ATCCTAGCCCGATGTGATATCATGGTGCTTCAGGAGGTAGTAGATTCTTCCCAGAATACTGTCCCCTTTCTGCTTCAAAAACTTAAAAG TTCCAGGAGTTACAGCTTCCTAAACAGCTCATTGCTGGGGCGCAGCACATACAAGGAAAAGTATGTGTATATCTACAG GTCTGACAAGACACAGGTCCTAAATTTCTACCAGTACAATGACACAGATGACATTTTTGCCCGAGAACCGTTTGTGGCCCATTTCACTCTCCCTAGCAAAA TCCTTCCAAGTGTGGTGCTGGTTCCTCTCCATACCACTCCCAAGGATgtagagaaggagctgaatgCCCTATATGATGTGTTCCTGGATGTCTCTCAGCGCTGGCAGAATGAG AATGTGATTCTGCTTGGAGACTTCAATGCGGACTGTGCTTCGCTAACAAAAAAACGTCTGAACAGCTTGCTACTCCGGACTAAGGCAGGCTTCCATTGGGTGATTCCTGATGGGGAGGACACTACAGTACGGGCCAGCACAAACTGTACCTATGACCGAATTGTGGTGCATGGGCAGGGTTGCCAGATGCTGCTAAGGGCTGCAGCTACCTTTGATTTCCCCAAGAAGTTTCAGCTGACtgaggaagag gcTCTCCGCATCAGTGATCATTATCCTGTGGAAGTGGAACTTAGCCAGGCCACTCAGGGTATCCCACCCCACTGTTTGACCACTCTACTGCTGCTGGCACTCCTGCCGTGTCAACTGGACTAG
- the Dnase1l1 gene encoding deoxyribonuclease-1-like 1 isoform X3 codes for MVSARRIRRKASRGSVLACCRKTCLGRLTAAGGDSTPASLRPLLCQGFSSKPPEAPQLHVFSLRGWRCDSVEWSVLFGSRLRQAWGRRGLWRLTLAKLTKESVMDTLVQILARCDIMVLQEVVDSSQNTVPFLLQKLKSSRSYSFLNSSLLGRSTYKEKYVYIYRSDKTQVLNFYQYNDTDDIFAREPFVAHFTLPSKILPSVVLVPLHTTPKDVEKELNALYDVFLDVSQRWQNENVILLGDFNADCASLTKKRLNSLLLRTKALRISDHYPVEVELSQATQGIPPHCLTTLLLLALLPCQLD; via the exons ATGGTCTCAGCTCGACGAATCCGCCGGAAAGCAAGTCGAGGAAGCGTCCTTGCCTGTTGTCGCAAAACGTGCCTAGGTCGCTTGACGGCTGCCGGAGGCGATTCTACACCAGCCTCGCTCCGGCCCCTTCTCTGTCAAGGTTTTAGCTCCAAACCGCCAGAAGCA CCCCAACTGCACGTCTTTTCCCTCCGTGGCTGGCGCTGTGATTCTGTGGAGTGGAGTGTTTTATTTGGctcaaggctgaggcaggcgtGGGGCCGACGTGGTCTGTGGAG ACTGACACTGGCCAAGCTAACCAAGGAGTCAGTGATGGATACCTTAGTTCAG ATCCTAGCCCGATGTGATATCATGGTGCTTCAGGAGGTAGTAGATTCTTCCCAGAATACTGTCCCCTTTCTGCTTCAAAAACTTAAAAG TTCCAGGAGTTACAGCTTCCTAAACAGCTCATTGCTGGGGCGCAGCACATACAAGGAAAAGTATGTGTATATCTACAG GTCTGACAAGACACAGGTCCTAAATTTCTACCAGTACAATGACACAGATGACATTTTTGCCCGAGAACCGTTTGTGGCCCATTTCACTCTCCCTAGCAAAA TCCTTCCAAGTGTGGTGCTGGTTCCTCTCCATACCACTCCCAAGGATgtagagaaggagctgaatgCCCTATATGATGTGTTCCTGGATGTCTCTCAGCGCTGGCAGAATGAG AATGTGATTCTGCTTGGAGACTTCAATGCGGACTGTGCTTCGCTAACAAAAAAACGTCTGAACAGCTTGCTACTCCGGACTAAG gcTCTCCGCATCAGTGATCATTATCCTGTGGAAGTGGAACTTAGCCAGGCCACTCAGGGTATCCCACCCCACTGTTTGACCACTCTACTGCTGCTGGCACTCCTGCCGTGTCAACTGGACTAG
- the Dnase1l1 gene encoding deoxyribonuclease-1-like 1 isoform X1 has product MVSARRIRRKASRGSVLACCRKTCLGRLTAAGGDSTPASLRPLLCQGFSSKPPEAPQLHVFSLRGWRCDSVEWSVLFGSRLRQAWGRRGLWRLTLAKLTKESVMDTLVQILARCDIMVLQEVVDSSQNTVPFLLQKLKSSRSYSFLNSSLLGRSTYKEKYVYIYRSDKTQVLNFYQYNDTDDIFAREPFVAHFTLPSKILPSVVLVPLHTTPKDVEKELNALYDVFLDVSQRWQNENVILLGDFNADCASLTKKRLNSLLLRTKAGFHWVIPDGEDTTVRASTNCTYDRIVVHGQGCQMLLRAAATFDFPKKFQLTEEEALRISDHYPVEVELSQATQGIPPHCLTTLLLLALLPCQLD; this is encoded by the exons ATGGTCTCAGCTCGACGAATCCGCCGGAAAGCAAGTCGAGGAAGCGTCCTTGCCTGTTGTCGCAAAACGTGCCTAGGTCGCTTGACGGCTGCCGGAGGCGATTCTACACCAGCCTCGCTCCGGCCCCTTCTCTGTCAAGGTTTTAGCTCCAAACCGCCAGAAGCA CCCCAACTGCACGTCTTTTCCCTCCGTGGCTGGCGCTGTGATTCTGTGGAGTGGAGTGTTTTATTTGGctcaaggctgaggcaggcgtGGGGCCGACGTGGTCTGTGGAG ACTGACACTGGCCAAGCTAACCAAGGAGTCAGTGATGGATACCTTAGTTCAG ATCCTAGCCCGATGTGATATCATGGTGCTTCAGGAGGTAGTAGATTCTTCCCAGAATACTGTCCCCTTTCTGCTTCAAAAACTTAAAAG TTCCAGGAGTTACAGCTTCCTAAACAGCTCATTGCTGGGGCGCAGCACATACAAGGAAAAGTATGTGTATATCTACAG GTCTGACAAGACACAGGTCCTAAATTTCTACCAGTACAATGACACAGATGACATTTTTGCCCGAGAACCGTTTGTGGCCCATTTCACTCTCCCTAGCAAAA TCCTTCCAAGTGTGGTGCTGGTTCCTCTCCATACCACTCCCAAGGATgtagagaaggagctgaatgCCCTATATGATGTGTTCCTGGATGTCTCTCAGCGCTGGCAGAATGAG AATGTGATTCTGCTTGGAGACTTCAATGCGGACTGTGCTTCGCTAACAAAAAAACGTCTGAACAGCTTGCTACTCCGGACTAAGGCAGGCTTCCATTGGGTGATTCCTGATGGGGAGGACACTACAGTACGGGCCAGCACAAACTGTACCTATGACCGAATTGTGGTGCATGGGCAGGGTTGCCAGATGCTGCTAAGGGCTGCAGCTACCTTTGATTTCCCCAAGAAGTTTCAGCTGACtgaggaagag gcTCTCCGCATCAGTGATCATTATCCTGTGGAAGTGGAACTTAGCCAGGCCACTCAGGGTATCCCACCCCACTGTTTGACCACTCTACTGCTGCTGGCACTCCTGCCGTGTCAACTGGACTAG
- the Rpl10 gene encoding large ribosomal subunit protein uL16 — MGRRPARCYRYCKNKPYPKSRFCRGVPDAKIRIFDLGRKKAKVDEFPLCGHMVSDEYEQLSSEALEAARICANKYMVKSCGKDGFHIRVRLHPFHVIRINKMLSCAGADRLQTGMRGAFGKPQGTVARVHIGQVIMSIRTKLQNKEHVIEALRRAKFKFPGRQKIHISKKWGFTKFNADEFEDMVAEKRLIPDGCGVKYIPNRGPLDKWRALHS, encoded by the exons ATGGGCCGCCGACCCGCCCGGTG TTACCGGTATTGTAAGAACAAGCCATACCCAAAGTCTCGTTTCTGCCGTGGTGTCCCTG ATGCTAAGATCCGCATCTTTGACTTGGGACGGAAGAAGGCGAAAGTTGATGAATTCCCACTTTGTGGCCACATGGTGTCAGATGAATATGAACAACTCTCATCTGAAG CACTGGAGGCTGCCCGTATTTGTGCCAACAAATACATGGTAAAGAGTTGTGGCAAGGATGGCTTTCATATCCGAGTGAGGCTCCACCCTTTCCATGTCATCCGCATCAACAAGATGTTGTCCTGTGCTGGGGCTGACAG GCTCCAGACAGGTATGCGTGGTGCCTTTGGGAAGCCCCAGGGCACAGTGGCCAGGGTTCACATTGGCCAGGTCATCATGTCTATCCGCACCAAGCTGCAGAATAAGGAACATGTGATTGAGGCTCTGCGCAGAGCCAAGTTCAAGTTCCCTGGCCGCCAGAAG ATCCACATCTCAAAGAAGTGGGGCTTTACCAAGTTTAATGCAGATGAATTTGAAGACATGGTTGCTGAGAAGCGGCTCATTCCTGATGGCTGTGGTGTCAAATATATTCCCAATCGTGGTCCTCTAGACAAGTGGAGAGCCCTGCATTCTTGA